Genomic segment of candidate division TA06 bacterium:
CCCAGGCTTGAAGGGTGTTTCGTCTCTCTACAGCCTTGAATTCTACATGGAAGCACGCAACAGACTGCGGCCGGGTGGTGTGCTTTGTCAGTGGATTCCCCTCTATGGTATGAATGGGGAAGATGCTCGTTCTCTAATTGCCACAGCTACCGAGATCTTTCCTCAGAGTAGTCTATGGCTTGTTGGAGCAGAGGGGATTCTAGTTTGCGCCCGAGACTCGCTTTTTATAGGGTGGGATTGGCTCCAGAAGAAGTTTGGCGATGGCGAAGTCCAAGCGGTTCTTCGCCAGGTTCGGCTTGAGGACCCGTGGGCAATTCTTTCGGGCTACTTGCTGGGTCCTGAAGGCTTAAGAGATTTTGTGCAGGGCGCGCCGATCGTGCGGGATGATCGCCCTTTTACCGAGTATTCAATACCCCGCCACAAACACATTTTTCCATGGGATGAAATGCTCACTCTGGTCGAGAAGCGAGAATCACCAATGGCCATGATGAAAGGAGTGTCGAAGGAGGAAATTGACTCCTTGGAATCGCTGTGGACTGAGAGGAAGAATGTCTGGGTCGACAGGGACCGGGGATTCGCAGCCTTTTCTCAGGGCGATATGCCTCGTGCACGGAGATATCTTGAAGCCGCCTATCAGCAGAACCCGTCGGATCGTTATACAGCCCACTTCTTGGAAGAAGTGTATTGGAAATATGGGCTGAGATACGGTCGTCAGGGGTTGGTAGACGATGCTGTGGAAGCCTATCGTATGGCGGCACATGTAGAACCGCGGGATCCAGAGAGTCATTTTTATCTTGCAGTCGCGCTTGCCAACGTCGGGCAACGACAGGAAGCGGTGAAAGAAGCTCGTATCACACTGGAGCTTGAACCTGAACACCGGGGTGCAAAGAGCCTGCTGGATAGACAAGGTTCCAATCGCTAAGAGCCCTGTGCGGTAGCACAAGAACGATGGGGCTCCAAATCACGGATTACTGAACAAAGGAGGGCTTTCGCGCCCGTTTCGTTTGCATTAAAAAATCATCGACAACTCTTTTAGTGGTGTGCTTTATGCTTGACCGGGGATGACGATCCATCTAGACTGTGTACAAATCCTGGAAGGGGGGAATTGTGAACGAAAGCATCCGAAGCCGGGTCATCTGGCCGTTAGGTTTGGCATTTGCGATTTGCTGCGCAGTTTCTCTTATTCCTGTGTCATCGTTTGGACAGATTACTTTTGAGAGGACCTACGGAGGCGGTTTTTCTGATGTCGCCCATTCTGTGGTGCAGACTCTGGATGGTGGTTATGCCATCGCAGGGTTCACATGGTCTTCAGGTGCAGGCGTTTCTGATGTTTACCTGATCAAGACAGACTCTCTGGGGAGTGTTCTTTGGGATTCGACCTACGGCGGGATTTCTTATGATGTTGGCTATTCTCTTCAGCAGACGTCTGATGGCGGGTACGTTATCACGGGGTACACACGGTCGTCCGGTGCGGGCCTAAGCGATGTCTATCTGATGAAAACGGACTCCTTGGGGAATACTCTCTGGGATACGACCTACGGTGGTGACTCCATTGATATCGGCAATTCTGTAGTCCAGACTTCGGACGGAGGGTATATCATTGCCGGAGAAACGCAGTCGATCGATCCGGGCATATCTGATGTCTATCTAATCAAGACTGACTCTTTAGGGAGCGTTGTCTGGGAGATGACCTACGGCGGCGCTTCCGATGATTTGGGATATTCTGTCCAGCAGACTTCAGATGGTGGCTACATCATTGCAGGACTCACATACTCCTTCGGAACAAGCGGCGGAGACGTTTACCTTATCAAGACAGACTCGCTGGGGGGCGTTGTCTGGGACACGACTTATGGTGGGATTCTTTATGATGCCGGACATTCTGTCCAGCAGACCTCAGACGACGGATTCATCATCGGAGGGCACACGTCGTCCTTTGGCGCGGGTCTTGGTGATGTCTATCTTATCAGGACAGATTCTCTTGGGACTGTTCTCTGGGATACGACGCACGGTGGTGATTCCAGTGATGTAGGCCTTTCTGTCGTGCAGACTCTGGACGAAGGATATGTCGTAGCAGGGTACACATGGTCCTTCGGTTCAAGTGAGTATGATGTATACATAGTCAAGACAGACTCCCTTGGGAGTGTTCTGTGGGAAAGGACCTACGGTGATAGTGTGGATGATCGCGGTTATGCCGTCCAGCAGACCGTGGACGGTGGGTATATTGTCGCGGGGTATACTCGGTCAATGGGTGCAGGGGTGAATGATGTTTACCTGATAAAGACGGACGCCAACGGGATGGTAGTAGGCTTGGAAGAACAGGGTTCAACGTTCAAGGTTGAAGGTTCAAGGGCTAAGCTCCTTCAGAACATGCCAAATCCCTTCTTAGGTTCGACTGTGATAACCTATTCATTGCCGGTGCCTGGTCGTGTCAAACTCCAGATCTACGATGTGAGTGGAAGGTTCGTAGAAACACTTGTGGATGAAGAACAGGTGGCGGGCATATATGCGTTTCGCTGGGAAGCGGCAGACAAGGCCACCGGGATGTATTTCTGCAGGCTGGAAGCTAGTGACTTCACGGACGCGAAGAAGATGATACTACTACGCTAAAGAAAATGTACAGAGTACAAAGTACAGAGGACAAAATAGACTCGGGAGATTCTCCGCGCCCATCTTTCTGGGCAGGGCAACCCTGCCCCTCCATAGACGGTTGTGAAGGTCCCGAGGCCCCGAGCGAGGTCGAAGGGCGAAAATCTAGGGGTGTCCCCATACACTTTTTCGGTTTGCATTCTGATTTGAAGTATGTTACGGTCTCTGTTGCAGAGCAGGACAGACGGTCGCTCCTTTCGGGGAGAGGAAAGTCCGAGCTCCACAGGGTACGGTGCCTGTCGCAAGGCAGGGGGGAGTGATCCCATGGAAAGTGCCACAGAAAAGACACAGCCGATGGCCCGAATATCTGAAGGCACAGGCAAAGGTGAAAAGGTGCGGTAAGAGCGCACCAGATTCAGCGGTAACGCTGGGTCTTGGTAAACCCCTCCGGGAGCAAGGCCAAACAGTAGGGAGAAGTGACCCGCTTCGCTATTACCCTGGGTAGGCCGCGCAGATAGATGACTGTCGAATACAGAACTCGGCTTATGTCTTGCTCTGCATATTCTGTGTTGTCGATCATCAAAGTTACGGCCCACTTATGCACCATGAATGGATTCTAGCCCCAGAACCAGACACCTCCTTGGTACAGCATATCGCCGAGGAGAATAGCATTCATCCTGCGGTAGCATCAGTCCTTGTTTCCAGAGGATTCGATGCAGAAAGGGCCGCGGCCCACCTCAACCTTTCACTTCAGGGTTTGCACGATCCTTTCTCCATGATGGGGATGAGAAGAGCAGCAGACAGGGTACTGGAGGCAATCAGGAAGAAAGAGAAGATTCTTGTTCACGGCGACTATGACGTGGATGGGATCGCTGGTTCAGCTCTTCTCTACACGTTCCTGAAAGCTCACAATTCTCATGTCAAGTTCTATATTCCCAACCGTCTAGAGGAAGGTTACGGCCTCTCTGAGCGTGGCGTGTCTTTTGCCGCCGAAGTCGGCGCCACCCTGCTCATAACAGTTGACTGCGGGATAAACGAACTTGACGAAGTCGAGCTCGCCAGGAAGAGTGATATCGATGTGATTGTTACTGACCACCACGAGCCCAAGTCAGACCTTCCCCGGGCACACACCATCCTCAATCCGAAGTGCGAAGATCAGACCTATCCTTTTGCTGACCTTTCCGGATGCGGGGTTGCCTTCAAGCTCTTGCAAGCCGTCTCAGTCGAACTGGGAGAGAAACGGGAAGAATCTTTCAGGGATCTTGATCTGGTTGCTCTCGCGACGGTCTGCGACATTGTACCCATGGTTGGAGAGAACAGAATCTTTGCCAGGTTTGGCATGGAGATTCTGTCAGAGTCTGAGAAGCCCGGGATCGTCGCTCTAAAAAAGGTTGCCGGTATTGGCGCTGGAGAGATCAGCGCTTATCATCTGGGATTCATGCTTGGTCCAAGGCTCAATGCAGCTGGCAGGATTGCCTCTGCTGCCGATGGTCTCAAGCTACTTGTGACGGATGACCCAAAAGAAGCCGGCATCATAGCTAACCGATTGGATGCTCAGAACGCAAAGAGAAGAGAACTGGATGCCAGGATATCCGACGAGGCCGCCCGCATGGTTGAGGACGAATTCGATCTGTCCACCACTGCTGGAATCGTACTTGCCGCTGAAGGCTGGCATGAGGGAGTGATTGGAATAGTCGCCTCGAGAATAGTTGAGAAATTTCACAGGCCTACTGTTGTTATCTCCATAGACGGCAAGAAAGGGAAGGGGTCGGCCAGATCGACCAGGAATGTGAATCTGTATGGTGCCCTCGAAAAATGCAAGGACGTATTAACTGGCTTCGGAGGCCATCAATACGCGGCTGGCCTGACTATTGAATCAGATAAAGTGGACAGGTTCAAGGACAAGTTCAACGAAGCGGTCAAGGAGACAGTTTCAATTGATGAGCTTCAACCAAAGTTGTTTGTCGATGCAAGGCTGACCATTGAAGATGTTGACGATTACCTTCTTTCTTCACTTGAAAGGTTGAGGCCTTTCGGCATCAAAAACGCGAGGCCGGTGTTTGTGTCAGAGAATGTGGAGGTGGTTGGTGACCCGGCCATTTTCGGGAAAGGCCATCTCAAGTTCAAGGTAAGGGACGGAGACAGTGTCCAGGGCGCAAAAGCGTTCAGGATGGGAGACATGATTGGTGCCCTTTCAGCAAGGCCCAGGGTCGACATTGTCTACTCTGTAAGAAAAGACAAATATTTTGGGAAGGAAAGTACCGCCTTGTATGTCCTGGACATCAAAGTGACCAAGACGCATGTCAGATCCCCTGAATAAATGTGAAACAAGGGATTTCAATCCATGGAAGCTCCGCGCAGATGGCGGAGTTGCTTTTCTTGAATATGCAGCGTGGCCGCAGGTGAGATGTCTTTTTACCACTCGTATCGGGGGCGCGAGCGCTCGTCCGTATGATTCTCTCAATCTGAGCATAAGTACTGGTGATGAGCCAGAAGTGGTGGACAAGAATCTTGTGTTTGTGCGTCGCTCGTGCGGCTTGGATGATAGGAGAATTGTCCGCACTAAGCAAACCCACTCGAAAGTGGTGACACTGGTAGATTGTGAGAAGTCAGACCATGTTGGTGACGGTCTTGTCACTGCT
This window contains:
- a CDS encoding T9SS type A sorting domain-containing protein — protein: MNESIRSRVIWPLGLAFAICCAVSLIPVSSFGQITFERTYGGGFSDVAHSVVQTLDGGYAIAGFTWSSGAGVSDVYLIKTDSLGSVLWDSTYGGISYDVGYSLQQTSDGGYVITGYTRSSGAGLSDVYLMKTDSLGNTLWDTTYGGDSIDIGNSVVQTSDGGYIIAGETQSIDPGISDVYLIKTDSLGSVVWEMTYGGASDDLGYSVQQTSDGGYIIAGLTYSFGTSGGDVYLIKTDSLGGVVWDTTYGGILYDAGHSVQQTSDDGFIIGGHTSSFGAGLGDVYLIRTDSLGTVLWDTTHGGDSSDVGLSVVQTLDEGYVVAGYTWSFGSSEYDVYIVKTDSLGSVLWERTYGDSVDDRGYAVQQTVDGGYIVAGYTRSMGAGVNDVYLIKTDANGMVVGLEEQGSTFKVEGSRAKLLQNMPNPFLGSTVITYSLPVPGRVKLQIYDVSGRFVETLVDEEQVAGIYAFRWEAADKATGMYFCRLEASDFTDAKKMILLR
- the recJ gene encoding single-stranded-DNA-specific exonuclease RecJ, which translates into the protein MHHEWILAPEPDTSLVQHIAEENSIHPAVASVLVSRGFDAERAAAHLNLSLQGLHDPFSMMGMRRAADRVLEAIRKKEKILVHGDYDVDGIAGSALLYTFLKAHNSHVKFYIPNRLEEGYGLSERGVSFAAEVGATLLITVDCGINELDEVELARKSDIDVIVTDHHEPKSDLPRAHTILNPKCEDQTYPFADLSGCGVAFKLLQAVSVELGEKREESFRDLDLVALATVCDIVPMVGENRIFARFGMEILSESEKPGIVALKKVAGIGAGEISAYHLGFMLGPRLNAAGRIASAADGLKLLVTDDPKEAGIIANRLDAQNAKRRELDARISDEAARMVEDEFDLSTTAGIVLAAEGWHEGVIGIVASRIVEKFHRPTVVISIDGKKGKGSARSTRNVNLYGALEKCKDVLTGFGGHQYAAGLTIESDKVDRFKDKFNEAVKETVSIDELQPKLFVDARLTIEDVDDYLLSSLERLRPFGIKNARPVFVSENVEVVGDPAIFGKGHLKFKVRDGDSVQGAKAFRMGDMIGALSARPRVDIVYSVRKDKYFGKESTALYVLDIKVTKTHVRSPE